From Macrobrachium rosenbergii isolate ZJJX-2024 chromosome 22, ASM4041242v1, whole genome shotgun sequence, the proteins below share one genomic window:
- the LOC136850695 gene encoding LOW QUALITY PROTEIN: RNA exonuclease 1 homolog (The sequence of the model RefSeq protein was modified relative to this genomic sequence to represent the inferred CDS: inserted 1 base in 1 codon): MDGRGQYEKLERYVLSEYVMEQYSFPRPHPRVKGQAVISNVGDKYSQIPSELSRECTRCGTVYSLQRNGKTKPEACRYHPHRRPITNLRYRCCGGEPGAEPCWEAPYHVHEALDLDNMKGFLLSKDNTSVTASEAYAVDTEMIYTEXGLEVVCLSVVNTKCEVVYQTKVVPDNPILDYNTMFSKLSSSDFRGVTTTMKDVHEKLLTLWGPNTILVGHGLGRDLIKLRVIHDKVVDIQVLYPHKRGLPFINSLLKLKEIYLPYLTYAIGCYKSSKDAILAMKLALRMA; encoded by the exons ATGGACGGTCGTGGCCAGTATGAGAAACTTGAGCGTTATGTCCTCTCTGAGTACGTCATGGAACAATACAGCTTTCCACGCCCACATCCACGTGTCAAAGGCCAGGCAGTAATATCTAATGTAGGAGATAAGTACTCTCAGATACCGAGTGAGTTGTCAAGGGAATGCACTAGATGTGGAACGGTTTATTCTTTGCAAAGAAATGGCAAAACTAAGCCTGAAGCATGTCGCTACCATCCCCACAGGAGACCTATCACAAATCTGAGGTACAGATGCTGTGGAGGCGAGCCCGGAGCAGAGCCATGCTGGGAAGCCCCATACCATGTTCATGAAGCCCTAGACTTAGACAATATGAAGGGGTTCCTACTCTCAAAAGACAACACTTCAGTAACAGCTTCAGAAGCTTATGCTGTTGACACTGAAATGATCTACACAG GGGGTTTGGAAGTCGTATGCTTGTCAGTTGTCAACACCAAATGTGAAGTGGTTTATCAGACAAAGGTTGTCCCGGATAATCCCATTTTGGATTACAACACAATGTTTTCAAAACTCTCGTCTTCAGATTTCAGAGGTGTGACAACCACCATGAAAGACGTCCATGAAAAACTGTTGACACTTTGGGGTCCTAACACCATCCTCGTAGGTCACGGGCTAGGAAGAGACTTGATTAAACTGCGAGTGATTCATGATAAAGTTGTGGATATTCAGGTATTATATCCACACAAGAGAGGCCTTCCTTTTATAAACAGTCTGCTGAAATTGAAGGAGATATATTTGCCATATTTAACATATGCAATAGGTTGCTATAAATCCAGCAAGGATGCAATCTTAGCCATGAAGCTTGCTCTACGAATGGCTTAA